From the genome of Ignavibacteriales bacterium, one region includes:
- a CDS encoding class I SAM-dependent methyltransferase, with amino-acid sequence MPLSELEFEIACKEINLKKKINVIDRRNTDHPEFNDWNNFRIILDRAASVLGYCYYPKSFGDYLMSLPEKFSYITSVEKIFKILGDWKGIIKFVHRHGKSTFSRYSDDYESLRILTTSQPLKYHGKIMMGKNAWPRIEFIEHISTMCNGIQNPTVLDAGCGTGLNMYLLAKSNPEMKISGFEYTHSRMASCIVNLIYESFYEELFLGDVTKIDLPDNSYDIVFTNHVLEQLGQASAELALKEVFRVCKKGAVLCEPSIHNANAYEKWRMTKLGYCRDLLAIAKGIPNCTVKEYKEDTIRNFPNTSYTLVLEKEQK; translated from the coding sequence ATGCCTCTTAGCGAATTAGAATTTGAAATAGCATGTAAAGAAATTAATCTAAAAAAAAAGATTAATGTCATCGACCGAAGAAATACCGACCATCCGGAATTCAATGACTGGAATAATTTTCGAATAATTTTAGATAGAGCTGCAAGTGTGCTTGGGTATTGTTATTATCCAAAATCGTTTGGTGATTATTTAATGTCTCTTCCAGAAAAATTTTCTTACATAACCTCAGTTGAAAAAATATTTAAAATTCTTGGTGATTGGAAAGGAATTATAAAATTTGTTCACCGACATGGAAAATCAACATTCTCCCGCTATAGTGACGACTACGAAAGTTTGAGAATTCTCACTACCTCTCAACCGTTAAAGTATCACGGTAAAATTATGATGGGCAAGAATGCTTGGCCCAGGATCGAATTTATAGAACACATTTCAACCATGTGCAATGGGATTCAAAATCCAACGGTGCTTGATGCTGGCTGCGGTACAGGTCTTAATATGTATCTACTTGCTAAATCTAATCCCGAAATGAAAATCTCTGGATTTGAATACACTCATTCTCGTATGGCGTCATGCATTGTCAATCTTATTTATGAATCATTCTATGAAGAACTCTTCCTAGGTGACGTTACAAAAATTGATTTGCCAGATAACTCTTATGATATTGTTTTTACTAATCACGTTCTTGAACAGCTAGGCCAGGCAAGCGCCGAGCTCGCATTAAAGGAAGTTTTTCGTGTATGTAAGAAAGGTGCCGTGTTATGTGAACCGTCTATTCATAACGCTAATGCTTATGAAAAGTGGCGCATGACTAAGCTTGGTTATTGTCGCGATTTATTGGCTATCGCAAAAGGAATTCCTAATTGTACTGTTAAAGAGTATAAAGAAGATACTATTCGCAATTTTCCCAATACAAGTTATACACTTGTG